Below is a window of Nocardioides sp. S-1144 DNA.
AGCCGGACGTCGACGCGGGGGTAGGTGAGGTCGACGTCGGGGTGGTGGTCCATCTCCTCGGCCGCGGCACCGATCGCCTCGACCAGCTTCACCCCGGTGGCGAAGTCACCGGTCTCGAAGCGGCCGTGCAGCGTGGAGAACAGGATCCGCCAGTCCGCGAGCAGCTCGGCCTCCACCTCGTGGCCGGACAGCACGGTCCGGTCGGTCCGCTCCTCGCCGTCGTGCCCGGTCGGGTCCGTCGTGTCCGTCGTGTCCGTCGTGTCGTCGCTCATGGCAGCACCTTCTGTCCGATGGGTCCGGGATTGGTGGCGATCTCCCAGCGGAAACCGTCGGGATCGGCGAAGTAGCCGGTGTAGCCACCCCACTCGCGCTCCTGCGCCGGGCCGACCGCCACGGCGCCGGCGGCGACCGCCTCGGCGAGGACGGCGTCGACCTCGGCCGCGGTCCGCACGTTGTGGGCGAGCGTGATCGGCGCGACCCCGTCGCCGGTGGCGACCGGGCCGACCTCCGCCTCGAAGCTGGCCCTGCTCCACAGCGACAGCACCAGGTGCTCGCCGGCCGGGAGCATCAGCACGTCGCCGTCGTCGAGGGCGGGCTCCCAGCCGAGCCCGTCGACGTAGAACGCCCGGCTCGCCGCGAGGTCCGCGACCGCCAGGGTGACGAAGCTGATCCGCTGGTCCATGGCGGTGACCCTGCCACACACCAGCCGGTCAGGTCTGCACACGAAGGGGCGTGCGCTGGTGGCCCTCGTCGTCGAAGTTCGCCGGGTCGAGCCAGCGCTCGTGCGCCGCCCGGACCGCGGGCCACTCGGCGTCG
It encodes the following:
- a CDS encoding VOC family protein — protein: MDQRISFVTLAVADLAASRAFYVDGLGWEPALDDGDVLMLPAGEHLVLSLWSRASFEAEVGPVATGDGVAPITLAHNVRTAAEVDAVLAEAVAAGAVAVGPAQEREWGGYTGYFADPDGFRWEIATNPGPIGQKVLP